Within the Amycolatopsis solani genome, the region GGCTCCCCGTGCGGCGGGCGACGGCCCCGCTTTCCATTGGTTGGCACAGCCGATGACCGTACCCGAAGTCGCTGGTCATCCTTCCGGGCAACCGTGGCGAAAGGTGCCCAACGATGAGTGCTTCCCTCGAAACCACCCCGGCCAGACCGGGCTCGGCGCTCCCCCGCCGGGGCTTCCTGCTCTTCCTCGGCCTCGCGTCGGTCGGCGCCGCGATGGCCAACCTCGTCCCCGCCGTCCTGACCCTCTCGCTGAAGGCCACCGAGCTCGACGCGGCCCGCGCGACCACCATCGTCTCGGTCGTCGCCGGAGTCGGGGCGCTGGCGTCGCTGGTCGCGTTCCCGCTCCTGGGCCGCCTCAGCGACCGCACGACCAGCCGGCTGGGCCGGCGCCGGCCATTCCTCCTGCTCGGCGCGGCGCTGTTCGCCGTCGGCGCCCTCGTCATGCTCGTCGCCGGCAGCACCCTGGTGCTGACCCTGTCCGCGGTAGCCACGTTCGCCGGGTTCAGCTCGGTGACCGTGGCCTGCACCGCCGTGCTCGCCGACCAGCTCGAGCCGCACCGGCGCGGGCCCGCCTCCGCCGTGCTCGGACTGAGCTTGCCCCTCGGCGCGGTGATCGGCCTCTTCGGCGCGCAGCTGGTGGCCCCGAACCTCGCCGCGATGATCCTCCTGCCCGCCGCCGCAGCGATCGCGGGCACGCTCCTGCTCTTCGCGTTCCTGAGGGACACGCCGATCTCGGAGCGTCCGCCGTTCGACACCCGCGAGCTGCTGCGCACGTTCTGGGTGAACCCCCGCCGCCGCCCCGACTTCGCGTGGGCCTGGGCCAGCCGCCTGCTGGTCTTCCTCGGCGTCGCGGCGATCCAGGCGTACCAGACCTTCTACCTCATCCTGGTGCTGCACTTCCCGCCCGAGCAGGTGGCGAGCGCGGTGTTCCTGTCCACTTTGGTCTTGACCGCCGCGGCCACGCTGTTCGCGC harbors:
- a CDS encoding MFS transporter is translated as MSASLETTPARPGSALPRRGFLLFLGLASVGAAMANLVPAVLTLSLKATELDAARATTIVSVVAGVGALASLVAFPLLGRLSDRTTSRLGRRRPFLLLGAALFAVGALVMLVAGSTLVLTLSAVATFAGFSSVTVACTAVLADQLEPHRRGPASAVLGLSLPLGAVIGLFGAQLVAPNLAAMILLPAAAAIAGTLLLFAFLRDTPISERPPFDTRELLRTFWVNPRRRPDFAWAWASRLLVFLGVAAIQAYQTFYLILVLHFPPEQVASAVFLSTLVLTAAATLFAPLAGKLSDRLRRRKPFVIAAALIFAAGLLLAAFAHSYPAFLVAVGVVGLGQGVYLAVDIALVTELVPDPANPAKDLGLMNIANTLPTSLVPAVAPAVLAIGATPEAPQNFAALFVFGAVAGLLGAVLILPIRKVA